Proteins found in one Bacteroidota bacterium genomic segment:
- the lolA gene encoding outer membrane lipoprotein chaperone LolA, which produces MAAPGKIRTILRGAALLLILGAVAFRPLDSGDAGDVLEKMRDKYDSIHDAKLTFTRRVVFGVTQSKQDFSGTLWMKKGNKYRIELEDQTIVTDGVSAWNYSQINNQVLVDSYKEDSLNFSPDRILVNVPENYSAALLGEEKVGTAETSLLKLVPRSEKSNIKWMKLWVDRKEWLMKRIQLLDVADNQTTYDLGGITLNAGIPDSTFQFKPPPGVEVIDVR; this is translated from the coding sequence GGCGCCGTCGCCTTCCGGCCGCTCGATTCGGGCGACGCCGGCGACGTCCTGGAGAAGATGCGGGACAAGTACGATTCGATTCACGACGCGAAACTCACCTTCACCCGGCGCGTCGTCTTCGGGGTGACGCAGTCGAAACAGGACTTTTCCGGCACGCTCTGGATGAAGAAAGGCAACAAGTACCGGATCGAGCTCGAGGATCAGACGATCGTGACGGACGGCGTCTCGGCATGGAACTATTCACAGATCAACAACCAGGTGCTCGTCGACTCGTACAAGGAGGATTCCCTCAACTTCTCCCCCGACCGGATTCTCGTGAATGTTCCGGAGAACTACTCCGCCGCCCTGCTGGGGGAGGAAAAGGTCGGAACGGCGGAAACCTCCCTCCTGAAGCTCGTCCCCAGAAGCGAGAAATCGAACATCAAGTGGATGAAGCTCTGGGTCGACCGGAAGGAATGGCTGATGAAGCGAATACAACTTCTCGATGTCGCAGACAACCAGACGACGTACGACCTGGGGGGCATCACTCTGAACGCGGGCATCCCCGACAGCACGTTCCAATTCAAGCCGCCTCCGGGCGTCGAAGTGATCGATGTCCGCTGA